AGTCACCGGCCAGTTGGATGGCGGGGTCCGCTCGGGGGCGGCGGGCGTTGAACGCCCGGAGGGGGCCGTAGCCGCCGGGCGGGCGGACGACCAGGGCGTGGTCGTGCCGGGTGACGAGGCTGCTGCGGACGGTGCCGCGGACTTCGGGGAAGACGCCGGAGACCGCGGCGACGGCCTGTTCGACGACGGTGGTGTCCTCGGCGTCCCACCAGCGGTCGGTGAACTCCCGGCGGCCGTGCAGGGTGAGCAGACCGCGTCCGTCGTCGACGCGGCCCGGGATCTTGTTGTGGTGGAGTTCGATGCCGACCACGCTGGGGTGGGTGGCGCGGTTGAGGAAGAGCGCGAACGCCTTCTCGTCGGGTGCCCGTTCCAGGCCGAGGGAGACGACCAGCGCGCGGGAGTAGGGGATGGCGTCGAGGTAGGTGCGGTCCTGGTCGGACAGGTCGGGCAGGAGAGCGGAGACCCTGGGCGCCGGGACGGCGACGACGGCGGCGTCGGCGTGTTCACTTCGGCTGGTGCCGTCAGCCTGGCGCCAGGTGATCCGTACGCCGTCGCTGTCCCTGTGCACCGCCTCGACTTCGGCGTTCAGCTCGACGGGGAGCCTGCTGGCCAGGGTGCGGGTGAGCAGGCCCACGCCCTGGGGGCTGTTGAAGTGGGGGCCCAGGAGTTTGGCGGCGTAGAAGAGCATGTCCGCCGCGGTGAGGTCGTCGGGGGAGGCGAGGACGATGCCGCCCCCGATGAGCGGTTCGCACAGGTAGTCGATGGCTTCTTGGGTGAGGTGGCGCTGCGCGTACTGGGTGGCGCTGAGCCGGTCCAGGGCGACGTTTCCGTGCGTGGTGTCCCAGTCGAGGTGGGCGCGCTGGGCGATGAACGTCGGCAGGGCGCGCAGGACCGCGAGTTTGGTGCGCAGGCCGAGGAGGCGGGTGCGCAGGAGGTCGCTCTTGGTGTCGGCGCGGAAGCGGTGGACGATGCCGTCGCGCTGGAAGCCGCAGAGGGTGTTGGCCGGACCGTACTGGTTGGTGAGGCCGAGTTCGGTGATCAGGTCGCGCATGCCGGTGTAGTTCTGGCCCAGGATGCTGGCGCCGACCTCGAACCGGAATCCGTCGTGGTCGACGGTGCGCATGCGTCCGCCTGCCTCCGGAGCCCGTTCCAGTACGCGGACGTGGGCTCCCTGTTGCTGGAGCCGCCAGGCGGCGGTGAGACCGGCGATGCCCGCCCCGACGACGACGACGGTGCGCGGTGCTGTGGTGGCCATGCTGCGTCCGTTCCGTGGATGCGATCAGAGGTGACTGCGGGTGCGGGTGTGCTGCCAGTACGGCTCGACGGCGGCGGCGCTGCCGTGCACCCACCCCGCCACCGCCTCGGCGAAGTGGTGGTGCTGCCGGGTCAGCCGGCCGTCTGCGGCCAGGGCGGCGGCGTTGGCGTCGAAGCGGTGCTTGTGACCGGCGTGCAGGATCACCGCGGCTCGGTATGCCTCGGCGCGGGTGAGCGCGTATTCGTGGGCCAGCACGGTGACGACGTTGACCGGGTCGCCGTTGGCCTGCTCGATCGCGTAACCGAGCAGGTCATTGGCCAGACCACCGAGCAGGAAGGCGAGTTCGGCCAGCGCGGTCAGGGCCGGCGGCAGGCTCTCTCCCGGAGCGGGCATCCCGGGAGCGAGACGCTGGAGGTACAGGGGGTGGCCGCCGGCGGTGGAGGTGCGGTCCCGCAGGTAGTCCCCGAGACAGGGGGGCTGCTCGCTGGACCTCCACGGCGACTGGCGGGCGGAGGCCGCCAGATAGTGGCGAAGGCCGTCGGCGAGTACGGGCAGCAGGAGCTCCCCGCCCGCCTCCATGATCTCACCGCGCAAGCGGGCGAGGGCGTCCAGCAGCGGGTCGTCGGCCACGGCAGGCGGCCGGTCACCGGCACCGAGCAGGCGTGGCAGGTCGTAGGACTGGTACTGGCGAAGAAGCAGATCCTGTTCGGCGACGGCGTCGTCGAAGACGAACTCCCACATCAGGTAGCGGGCGGTGAGCCGGGCGACGGGCAGCGGCGCCCCCGGCATGCAGAAGCCGATCAGGTGACCGACCTGCCAGGTGGTCAGCCGCTCCTCGGCGACCAGCCGGTGCAGACCGGTGGCGGTGACCCAGCCGCGGACGTCGGCTTCGAGGACGGCCGCGTCGGGGTGCGGACGAGCGGGAGCGAAGAGCCGCAGGAGGTGCGTGTGGGCGTAGTCGGCCAGGTGCAGGTCTTCCTTCATGCGCCGTACCGCCTGTCTCGGCCCGCGTAGGAGATCAGCGCCTCCTGGAAGCGCTGTCGTGTGAAGTCCGGCCACAGTTCGGGGGCGAAGTACAGCTCGGCGGCGGCGCTCTGCCACAGCAGGAAACCGGACAGGCGCTGCTCACCGGACGCGCGCAGGATCAGATCGCAGTCGGGCTGCCCCCACTGCGCCAGCCGTCTGCCGACCGCCCGCACGTCCAGGGCCTCAGCGCCGTCCTCGGCCAGGAGCGCGTGCACGGCGGCCAGGATCTCCGCACGGCCGTCGTAGGCCACCGCAAGGTTGACCCGCAACCCGCCTGCCACGCCTGCCGTGCTTGCCGCGCCTGTCGCATCATCGTCGCCACGGGTCCGGCCGGACAGTTCCGACAGCCCCAGTCCGTCAAGATGCTCGGGGGACCCGAGCACGTTGAGACGCCAACTGCGCTCGGCGGTGAGCGCGTGCGTGAGTTCGGTGATGGCATCGAGCATCACCGGCAGTTCCTGCCGTTTGGCGGCGTTGTCCAACGACAGAGCCCATACCGTCGCCGTCTCCACCCCTGCCTGCTCGCACCACCGCAGCACCTCGACGGTCTTGGCCGCCCCGCGCCGGTAGCCCTCCAGCACAGGAACCCCGTGCAGACGGGCCCAGCGCCGGTTGCCGTCCGGGACGATGCCCACATGCCGGGGAACCTGCCCGCCGGGCTCGCTCACCGGGCGCCCGCCAACCGGCCCTCGACGCCGTCCCGGACCGGCACGGTCCTGCCCGTCAGGTGGCTCAGGGCGAGCAGGGTGAAGATGTCCGCCAGGGCAGGGACGGTGAACACGAACGGCCGGGGCCCGATCGAGTCCGGGCGCATCCCCTGCGAACCACCCTCGCCCTGCGCGGTGGCAAGGTACGACGCGGCAGCGACCGCGGGCGCCGGATCGGCCTGCCCGCACACGGCGATCAGCCCGTACGCGGTGCTGATGACGTCGCTGGGCTCGCCCGTCTGCTGCCCCCAGCCCCCGTCCGCGTTCTGCTGGGAGAGCACCAGGTTCCTGCCCCGTTCCACCATGCGCCGCACACGCGGCGACTGCCCGCCCCCGGGCCGGCCGGCGGCCAGCAGTACCCGGAAGACGGTGTGCAGTCGGCTGCTGCTCCAGTCGGGGGGAAACGATCCGTCACACTGCTGCTGCCCGGCCAGGTAGCGCAGCCCGCCGGTGATGAGCGGCGTGTGGGCCGCCGGACGTACGGTGAGCGCGTCGACCACGGCCGCGGTCATGGAGGCTTCCGACGGCGCCCCCGCCACATAGGTGGGGAAGCCTCCGTCCGGCCCGGCCACCGCGACCAGCGACCGAAGCCCGCAGGTGATCGGCTCCCGGTACAGGACGTCGTCGACCAGGTGCAGGAACTGCACTGCCACCGAGGTGTCGTCGACATCCGTCTGACACGCCACATCGGTGTACGACCAGCCGCCCCCGGGCTGCTGACGCTCCACCAGGTGACCGGCCATCCGGTCCAGCACCCTCCGGGGGGCTCCGGCTGAAGCCAGCGCGACCCCCGCCGTCGCGGTGCACCAGGTGTCGGTGTCCGACACGAACGGCAGTCCGCCGTCGGTCCGCTGATGTGCCAGCGCCCGGCGTATCCCGTCCGCCACCACCGCACCGGTACCCGGAAGCCGGGACAGGGCGTGCAGCACCGACAGGTGGATCAGGACGTTGCCCTCCCACACGTGTGGACGCCGTTGCGTGTCCAGCAACAGCCGTACGTCCTCGTCTCCGACACGGTCAACGCGCCCCGCCGCACAGGCCAGGATCACCTTCACCGCCGTGACCTGGACGATGGCCCAACTGTGCAGCCCCGACAGGCCGAAGCCCGTCTCGTCCCACTCGGGAACGAACGTTTCGTCAGCCATGACCGCCAGCGCGTGCACCAGCGCCCGCTTGCGTACCGCGGTGAAGCCCGGTGCCGCCGCGGTCACCGCCTCGACGAACAGGCCACCTGTGGGGATCTCCTGCCCGTCCAGTACCGCAGCGGCCAGTACCCGCTCCGCACCCGTGACAGGCGTCCGGGAACGCAGAAAGGTGCGCAGCGCCTCCGCGGCCCGGGCATCATGGCCGGTACGCTCCAGCAGCCTCAGTGCCACAACCGATTCCAGAACGCGGCTGCGGCACCCGTCACGGACCGCACCGTCCGCTCCCACCCTCGCGGCCAGCGACACCAGAAGCCGCTCGCGCATCCCTGTCACCGTTGCTGGAAACAGCTCCCCGGGCCATCGTCGCGCCTCGGGTGTCGCCCACGGTCGCACAGTCGGTCCCCTTCTCTGTAGGTCTCTGTAGGCGAGAGGACCCTGCCCAGCACCACGTCCCCGGAAAGAGCCCCGCGCGGATCCTCCGGGCAAACCACCCGACCGTGTGACGAGGGGCAAACCGGGCTGGCCGGTGTCGGCAGGGGCCAGCCGGGCGCCTCAGACGCCAACGATCACCGGTCGTTCTCAGGAACGCCTCCTTCCAGCGAACCCTTCGAACCACCCGTCCACGCCCTTCGCGGCGCCCGTCTCCGGCTAGCTATACACGCCATGTATACGCTCTGTGTATAGTGCACCGCATGCCGACAAGGCGCACTCCGCTCGGGCTCCTGGAGTCAGGGGTGCGTCACGGATTCGACCTCACGGGCGCCTTCGGCGAGCGCTTTGGCCACGCCCGCCCGCAATAGCCCGAGTTGCCCTCCCGGGGCGACCCTCCATGCCAAGGCCCGCCCCCCTCTTCCTGGTTCCGCCGGTCGGCGTTCAGTGCGTATGTGCGCATATCGGACCAGACCAACTGAAAGGCATCACGTGCACCATCACTTTCGCAGGCCCAGAACCCTCGGTCTCGGCATAACCGCCACGTTGAGTCTGGCCCTGACCGGGCTGCCCGCGCCGACCGCCCAAGCCGCCGCATCCGACCCTGCTTCCACCCTGGTGGCCGGTAAGGGCACCGCCACTCCGCAGCTCGTCTCGGGGCTCGCCGAGCCCGCCCCCGGCAGCCCGGCGAATGCGGCCCGCACCTTCCTGGCGGCCCACCCTGACCTGTACCGGATCGACCCCGAACAGTTGACCGATCTCGCC
This window of the Streptomyces sp. NBC_00237 genome carries:
- a CDS encoding NAD(P)/FAD-dependent oxidoreductase is translated as MATTAPRTVVVVGAGIAGLTAAWRLQQQGAHVRVLERAPEAGGRMRTVDHDGFRFEVGASILGQNYTGMRDLITELGLTNQYGPANTLCGFQRDGIVHRFRADTKSDLLRTRLLGLRTKLAVLRALPTFIAQRAHLDWDTTHGNVALDRLSATQYAQRHLTQEAIDYLCEPLIGGGIVLASPDDLTAADMLFYAAKLLGPHFNSPQGVGLLTRTLASRLPVELNAEVEAVHRDSDGVRITWRQADGTSRSEHADAAVVAVPAPRVSALLPDLSDQDRTYLDAIPYSRALVVSLGLERAPDEKAFALFLNRATHPSVVGIELHHNKIPGRVDDGRGLLTLHGRREFTDRWWDAEDTTVVEQAVAAVSGVFPEVRGTVRSSLVTRHDHALVVRPPGGYGPLRAFNARRPRADPAIQLAGDYFGPSSTYGALRSGEHAAARLLAHMARR
- a CDS encoding terpene synthase family protein is translated as MKEDLHLADYAHTHLLRLFAPARPHPDAAVLEADVRGWVTATGLHRLVAEERLTTWQVGHLIGFCMPGAPLPVARLTARYLMWEFVFDDAVAEQDLLLRQYQSYDLPRLLGAGDRPPAVADDPLLDALARLRGEIMEAGGELLLPVLADGLRHYLAASARQSPWRSSEQPPCLGDYLRDRTSTAGGHPLYLQRLAPGMPAPGESLPPALTALAELAFLLGGLANDLLGYAIEQANGDPVNVVTVLAHEYALTRAEAYRAAVILHAGHKHRFDANAAALAADGRLTRQHHHFAEAVAGWVHGSAAAVEPYWQHTRTRSHL
- the uppS gene encoding polyprenyl diphosphate synthase, giving the protein MSEPGGQVPRHVGIVPDGNRRWARLHGVPVLEGYRRGAAKTVEVLRWCEQAGVETATVWALSLDNAAKRQELPVMLDAITELTHALTAERSWRLNVLGSPEHLDGLGLSELSGRTRGDDDATGAASTAGVAGGLRVNLAVAYDGRAEILAAVHALLAEDGAEALDVRAVGRRLAQWGQPDCDLILRASGEQRLSGFLLWQSAAAELYFAPELWPDFTRQRFQEALISYAGRDRRYGA
- a CDS encoding prenyltransferase/squalene oxidase repeat-containing protein, with the translated sequence MRERLLVSLAARVGADGAVRDGCRSRVLESVVALRLLERTGHDARAAEALRTFLRSRTPVTGAERVLAAAVLDGQEIPTGGLFVEAVTAAAPGFTAVRKRALVHALAVMADETFVPEWDETGFGLSGLHSWAIVQVTAVKVILACAAGRVDRVGDEDVRLLLDTQRRPHVWEGNVLIHLSVLHALSRLPGTGAVVADGIRRALAHQRTDGGLPFVSDTDTWCTATAGVALASAGAPRRVLDRMAGHLVERQQPGGGWSYTDVACQTDVDDTSVAVQFLHLVDDVLYREPITCGLRSLVAVAGPDGGFPTYVAGAPSEASMTAAVVDALTVRPAAHTPLITGGLRYLAGQQQCDGSFPPDWSSSRLHTVFRVLLAAGRPGGGQSPRVRRMVERGRNLVLSQQNADGGWGQQTGEPSDVISTAYGLIAVCGQADPAPAVAAASYLATAQGEGGSQGMRPDSIGPRPFVFTVPALADIFTLLALSHLTGRTVPVRDGVEGRLAGAR